CACACCTCTAGCACGAACAGTTACGTCTGGGTTCAATACCATTTTACCCAAATCGTTGTTCATAGAAGTGTTTTCAGTAAATTGATCGTTATCGTGGTATTTGAACCAGTTGAATCTTCTTACTTTATAAGGACAGTTGTTCGCACAATATCTCGTACCGATACATCTGTTGTAAGCCATTTGGTTCAACCCTTCAGTTGAGTGGTTGGTGGCAGCTACTGGACAAACAGTCTCACAAGGAGCGTTGTTACACTGCTGACACATCATAGGCTGGAAAGTAACCTCAGGATTCTCTGCAGCCACTTCCATTTGAGCATTTTTGCTCAATGCACCACCTTGTGCATCTACCAACTCCTGATCGAAGCTGTAATATCTATCAATTCTCAACCAGGTCATTTCACGACGGTTGAGTACTTCTTCTTTACCTACTACAGGCACGTTGTTTTCTGCCTGACAAGACACGGTACATGCCCCGCAACCCGTACATGAGTTCAGGTCGATAGTCATACCCCAGTGGTGGTTTGGATACTCATGTCCAGACCATAGAGAAATAGCCCCTGGCTTTTCCTTACCGCTGTAGGTTGAGATCATTGGCTGACTTCTACCTGCACTTGGGTCTTTTTGGTATTTAGAAAGAATTGATTCCTGAATCACATTCTCTCTACCCATGTAAGTCTGGTGAGTTTGTGTCTGAGCAATTCTGTACTCTTCACCACTCAATTCTACCTTCACACCAGATGTGATGTTCATGCTTTGAGCACCTGACTTGTAGTCGATTAATGGATAAGCATTCACACCTACACCATCTGCTACTTTACCTGCCTTAGTTCTACCGAAACCAATGGCTACACCCACTGTTCCTTTTGCCTGACCAGGCTGAACCAATGCTGGAAGCTTAACTGTTTGATTGCCAACTGAAAGAGTAACCAACTGAGTAGTCATATCTCCCAATTTCAATCCAAGCTCCTCAGCCATAGCTGGAGAGATAGTCAAATAGTTATCCCAAACTGCCTTAGTGATTGGATCAGGCATTTCTTGCAACCAAGGATTGTTGGCCTGAGTACCGTTACCTACTGCATAGTTTTCATATACTACCAGTTCGATATCCGAACCTGTAGATTTGATAGCTGCCGCTGCTGCACTTACATCTCCTGCAAATTCAACTGCCTCAGCACTTACTTCTTTTTCGATGATACCATCTTGCAAGGTCTTGTCCCAGAATCCTTGAACATCACCCGTCTGATCAGCCGTCCATCTTCCTTTTACATAATCAAAGTAAGAAGTGGTATTGCCAGCCCAGGTCAAAAATGACTCAGGAGCTTGTCTGCTATCAAACAATGGAGAGATCGTAGGCTGAGAGAAACTGAATTTTCCAGTTACTGGCTCAAAATCGTTCCAAGACTCTAGGAAGTGGCTATCTGGAGCAATCGCAGTTACCAAAGAAGCTGTCTCATCTTTTCTATCCGAAGTAGAAAGTGAGAATTTAGCTTTCTTCAACCCGCTTTCGATCTGTGACCCTAAAGCGTGATCATAAACTGGATTACAGTTAAAAAACAAAACTCCATCGTAATTGCCAGCATTTAGGCCTTTGATGAAGTTTACCATTTTCTTGTCGTCACCTTTTCTAGTGTTGACTGCAGCAGACAAATCAATTGTAGAACCATAACAACCTAATAAGTTGTTGATCGCATTGATGATCACTTGTACATTCTCATCATTAGATCCAGATACTACCAAAGACTTTGACTTGCTCTTCCAAAGATCATTAGCTGCCTTAGTCAATACTGCAGTGTCAGCCAATTTAGGAGCAGTCACAGGAGTAGCTCCTGCCTTTGAAGCCAATAGGTTATAAAGATTCGCAATGTAGCCCGCTTGTTGAGAAGGCTTAATTGCTACTCTGTAGTCTGAGTTAGAACCAGTCAAAGACAAGTTAGATTCAAAAGAATACAACCTTGACATGGTCTTCTTTTTGTCGCTCAACCTTCTGGTCTGAGCAAATTGCTTGCTAAAAAGCGTATTGTTGATCCAGTTGCCTAAGAAATCTGCATCGAATGACACGATAGTATCGGCTTTACTGAAATCATATGAAGGAACTACTCTCTTTCCGAATGAAGCTTCGTTAGCCGCTAAAATACCGCTGAAAGAAACCTGGTCGTACTGTACGTGCTCGATTCCTGCATATTTAGCTTTTAACTCCTCGATAGCTGCCAAAGTAGATGGAGAGAAAACTGAGTTACTCACCAATGCAATCTTTCCAGCAGCAGAAAGTTTAGCGATTACTTCTTTATCTAAATCAGCCCAAGAAACAGATTTACCGTTCAACTCAGGCCCTTTCAATCTCTCTTTGTCATATAGGGACAACACTGACGCCTCTGCTTGAGCAGAAGTACCTCCTCCACTTACAGTAGAGAGCTTGTTGCCTGACAATTTGATTGGTCTACCTTCTCTGGTTTTCACTACCACACTGCAGTAGTCGCTACCATTGATATAGGTAGAAGCGTAATAATTTGGAACACCTGGATCTACATCCACTGGTTTGTTCAAATAAGGAATGGCTTTTCTTACAGGAGTTTCACAAGCCGCCAGTGAAGCCGCAGCAACACCAAAGCCCATCAACTTCAAAAAGTCCCTTCTACTCGCTCCAGTCCCTTCGGATTCACCATTAATTGGCAAATACTCAGGAAATTCTTTTTCAGCATTTTTCTCGAATTCTGGATTTTTGGCTAATTCCTCTAATCCTTTCCAGTATTGCTTTTTGGTTTCTTTCATTGTATGATATCTATCCCAAATATTCGTTTCTAATAATTAATAGTGACACTTAGAGCATTCCAAACCTCCAATGTCTTCGACCTTCATTGGCTCCTTGCTATGCTCAGCATGCATTTCCACCAAGTTGTCATAGTACTCATTGCCTTTGGTATTGACATCCGTTTCTCTATGACAGTTGATACACCATCCCATGGTCAATGGCGCGTATTGGTATACTACATCCATTTCCTCTACAGGACCGTGACAGGTCTGGCACTCGATCTCTCCTACAGCCACGTGCTGAGAGTGATTGAAGTAAGCCAAATCAGGCAAGTTGTGAATTCTAACCCACTCGATAGGTTGATCATTCTCAACTGCTGCATATATTTTTTGAATCTCAGGCGATTCTGTTTTGATCGCTGAGTGACAGTTCATACAGATGTTAGGAGAAGGAATGTTGGCATTCTTACTCTTTCTCACCCCTGTGTGACAGTAGTTACAGTCGATCTGGTTGTCACCTGCGTGAATTTTGTGAGAGAAGGCGATCGGCTGAGTTGGCTCATATCCCTGCTGAACACCAATAGTGAACAAACCGTCGATGACCGACTTCAAAACGATAGCTGTGAAGATAAATGCAACCAACCCAAGGAAAGCATTGCT
This is a stretch of genomic DNA from Reichenbachiella ulvae. It encodes these proteins:
- a CDS encoding TAT-variant-translocated molybdopterin oxidoreductase, with product MKETKKQYWKGLEELAKNPEFEKNAEKEFPEYLPINGESEGTGASRRDFLKLMGFGVAAASLAACETPVRKAIPYLNKPVDVDPGVPNYYASTYINGSDYCSVVVKTREGRPIKLSGNKLSTVSGGGTSAQAEASVLSLYDKERLKGPELNGKSVSWADLDKEVIAKLSAAGKIALVSNSVFSPSTLAAIEELKAKYAGIEHVQYDQVSFSGILAANEASFGKRVVPSYDFSKADTIVSFDADFLGNWINNTLFSKQFAQTRRLSDKKKTMSRLYSFESNLSLTGSNSDYRVAIKPSQQAGYIANLYNLLASKAGATPVTAPKLADTAVLTKAANDLWKSKSKSLVVSGSNDENVQVIINAINNLLGCYGSTIDLSAAVNTRKGDDKKMVNFIKGLNAGNYDGVLFFNCNPVYDHALGSQIESGLKKAKFSLSTSDRKDETASLVTAIAPDSHFLESWNDFEPVTGKFSFSQPTISPLFDSRQAPESFLTWAGNTTSYFDYVKGRWTADQTGDVQGFWDKTLQDGIIEKEVSAEAVEFAGDVSAAAAAIKSTGSDIELVVYENYAVGNGTQANNPWLQEMPDPITKAVWDNYLTISPAMAEELGLKLGDMTTQLVTLSVGNQTVKLPALVQPGQAKGTVGVAIGFGRTKAGKVADGVGVNAYPLIDYKSGAQSMNITSGVKVELSGEEYRIAQTQTHQTYMGRENVIQESILSKYQKDPSAGRSQPMISTYSGKEKPGAISLWSGHEYPNHHWGMTIDLNSCTGCGACTVSCQAENNVPVVGKEEVLNRREMTWLRIDRYYSFDQELVDAQGGALSKNAQMEVAAENPEVTFQPMMCQQCNNAPCETVCPVAATNHSTEGLNQMAYNRCIGTRYCANNCPYKVRRFNWFKYHDNDQFTENTSMNNDLGKMVLNPDVTVRARGVMEKCSFCVQRIQAGKLSAKMEGRRPQDGEITTACASACPSEAIVFGDMKDPNSRISKMLKLEEGENGPEVKEERAYHVLEELSVKPNVWYFTKIRNKENEKQG